The proteins below are encoded in one region of Gammaproteobacteria bacterium:
- a CDS encoding Npt1/Npt2 family nucleotide transporter, translating to MADSTTQDQGIAARLLNMERGELPLAVLSAIFFFFVLCGYFFLRPVREAMGVARGMDELRWLFVVTSMVSLLAVLAFGGVVARMNRRRFIPVAFLFVIACLFVFSGLIIQDVRAGGGLIGTDTETALARGVGYTFFVWLTVINLFTTSLFWAFMVDIFDVDQGKRMFAFIGIGGTLGALAGAEATSIISGMTESSYLPAGLMLLACACYCIAIATVLWLDRMALRSRASRLEALPKGRRDIAAPDGSTRIGGTFWEGAKAVVASPYLLGVGLWVVFMAISNTMIYFTQANIIQQATDTFSQRVESFANFDFLAQFATLLTQIFITTRIIRKLGVGWTLAILPLVTVAGFAVLAVWPLYGVILIFQAVHRATRYAISRPSRETLFSVVTPSEKYKAKPVVDVFLYRAGDATGAGIDATFAALGMTLALVAASTVPLAGIWIALSIGMGRAQARRIGE from the coding sequence ATGGCAGACTCGACGACGCAGGATCAGGGCATCGCGGCGCGCCTCCTCAACATGGAACGAGGGGAGCTCCCTCTCGCCGTCCTCTCCGCGATCTTCTTCTTCTTCGTTCTCTGCGGATACTTCTTCCTGCGGCCGGTGCGCGAAGCCATGGGCGTCGCGCGCGGCATGGACGAACTGCGCTGGCTCTTCGTCGTCACCTCGATGGTCTCGCTGCTGGCGGTGCTGGCCTTCGGCGGAGTGGTGGCGCGCATGAACCGGCGCCGCTTCATCCCCGTGGCATTTCTCTTCGTGATCGCCTGCCTGTTCGTCTTCTCGGGGCTGATCATCCAGGACGTGCGCGCCGGCGGCGGGCTCATCGGCACCGATACCGAAACCGCCCTCGCACGCGGCGTGGGCTACACCTTCTTCGTTTGGCTGACGGTGATCAACCTTTTCACCACCAGCCTCTTCTGGGCCTTCATGGTCGACATCTTCGACGTGGACCAGGGGAAGAGGATGTTCGCCTTCATCGGCATCGGCGGCACCCTGGGGGCGCTGGCCGGGGCCGAAGCCACCAGCATCATCAGCGGGATGACCGAGTCGTCCTACCTGCCCGCCGGGCTCATGCTGCTCGCCTGCGCCTGCTACTGCATCGCGATCGCGACGGTGCTGTGGCTGGATCGGATGGCCCTCCGGTCGCGCGCGTCCCGCCTGGAGGCGCTCCCGAAAGGTCGCCGCGACATCGCCGCGCCCGACGGCAGCACCCGAATCGGCGGCACCTTCTGGGAGGGCGCCAAGGCGGTGGTGGCCTCCCCGTACCTGCTGGGGGTCGGGCTCTGGGTGGTGTTCATGGCCATCTCCAACACCATGATCTACTTCACCCAGGCCAACATCATCCAGCAGGCCACCGACACCTTCAGCCAGCGGGTGGAGAGCTTCGCCAACTTCGACTTCCTGGCCCAGTTCGCGACCCTGCTGACCCAGATCTTCATCACGACGCGTATCATCAGGAAGCTGGGCGTGGGCTGGACGCTCGCCATCCTGCCGCTGGTGACGGTCGCCGGATTCGCGGTGCTGGCGGTGTGGCCCCTGTACGGCGTCATCCTGATCTTCCAGGCAGTGCACCGGGCGACCCGTTACGCCATCTCACGGCCCTCGCGGGAGACGCTGTTCAGCGTCGTCACTCCCTCCGAGAAGTACAAGGCGAAGCCCGTGGTCGACGTGTTCCTGTATCGCGCCGGGGATGCGACGGGCGCCGGGATCGACGCCACCTTCGCCGCCCTCGGCATGACGCTGGCGCTGGTGGCGGCGTCGACCGTGCCGCTGGCTGGCATCTGGATCGCGCTCTCAATCGGGATGGGGCGGGCGCAGGCCAGGCGGATCGGGGAGTAG
- a CDS encoding NAD(P)/FAD-dependent oxidoreductase, whose translation MHDSDGVVRNGGDGLPENYDVVVAGAGFAGLACARQAARRGLSVLVLERQSGPGARIHTTGILVHEAWAEWKVPAPLVRRINRVRVYTPAHDHIELERNGYFFMATDTARLMRHLARETRRAGVEIRFGQGYRGVTPGRGSLLLRGSGVTCRFLVGADGARSAVAGSFGLDRNRRLLKGVEWEFEPVDGVADCLHCFIDPEFAPGYIGWVVPGVATTQVGLALHRDRQADLPGFVARLDPLFGLSRKTVVEKRGGMIPFGGLLRNFYGERVMLIGDAAGMVSPLTAGGIHHAWRFGKIAGDALADHLAGGAHPGPVVRRAYPKPVWKHAARWGYDRLPVARALEAGLLTRSMFRKVAAKVFFGL comes from the coding sequence ATGCATGATTCCGACGGCGTCGTTCGCAACGGGGGAGATGGCTTGCCGGAGAACTACGATGTAGTGGTGGCCGGGGCCGGCTTCGCGGGTCTCGCCTGCGCGCGCCAGGCGGCCCGGCGCGGCCTCTCGGTTCTGGTGCTCGAGCGGCAGTCCGGACCCGGCGCCCGCATCCACACCACCGGGATTCTCGTGCATGAGGCGTGGGCCGAATGGAAGGTGCCGGCCCCGCTGGTGCGGCGAATCAACCGGGTCAGGGTCTACACCCCCGCGCACGACCATATCGAGCTCGAGCGGAACGGGTACTTCTTCATGGCCACCGATACCGCCCGGCTCATGCGCCATCTGGCCCGGGAGACCCGGCGCGCGGGTGTCGAGATCCGGTTCGGACAAGGATACCGCGGCGTGACGCCGGGACGGGGTTCATTGCTGCTCCGGGGTTCCGGAGTCACCTGCCGATTCCTCGTCGGAGCCGATGGCGCGCGCTCCGCAGTGGCCGGGAGCTTCGGCCTCGACCGCAACCGCCGTCTCCTGAAGGGGGTCGAGTGGGAATTCGAGCCCGTGGACGGCGTCGCCGACTGCCTGCACTGCTTCATCGATCCCGAGTTTGCCCCGGGGTACATCGGGTGGGTGGTGCCGGGGGTGGCGACGACGCAGGTCGGGCTGGCGCTTCACCGCGACCGGCAGGCCGACCTGCCCGGTTTCGTCGCAAGGCTCGACCCGCTCTTCGGGCTGTCGCGGAAAACGGTGGTGGAGAAGCGGGGCGGCATGATCCCCTTCGGAGGACTGCTTCGCAACTTCTACGGGGAACGGGTGATGCTCATCGGGGACGCGGCCGGAATGGTGTCGCCGCTGACGGCCGGGGGCATCCACCACGCCTGGCGGTTCGGGAAGATCGCCGGAGACGCCCTGGCGGACCATCTCGCGGGCGGGGCGCATCCCGGTCCGGTGGTGCGGCGCGCATACCCGAAACCGGTCTGGAAGCACGCCGCCCGCTGGGGCTACGACCGCCTTCCGGTGGCGCGGGCGCTCGAGGCCGGGCTGCTCACCCGGAGCATGTTCCGAAAGGTGGCGGCGAAGGTGTTCTTCGGGCTGTAG
- a CDS encoding prolyl oligopeptidase family serine peptidase, translating into MNPHRRPRPSTWTLPIGLFLAHFCLVSPLFAQDSRDGLDIDQGYILPDQAIQDLFATDPNYATLDHVSPDGDRFVIPLSTELSTLAEVGEETLRLAMLELRAATDRPWHLDIYGLYGFRFYSLSERSFTDVELPDGIYVSDLMWSPDGGRLAFLAHLEERTEVWIASAEDGSVTAAGDARVIASLGTSSGGQGSAPSEMLQWTPAGSIITLAEPADRGAAPPAPALPDGPTIRHTRSEATPTRTMPFLLEGDHDSDLFEYYTRSQIVELAPGRSPRPIGDAGMYESVSLSPDGRHLIATRIERPFSFIASYSGFPRVTEVLDVESGDVLATLEERELREGRGGGSGDGPRDWQWRPDGAGVAYLHRAAPDDDAGSDAPRPDRIMLLRAPFGDGDEEEVASSDDPISEVTYSLDGRHAFASVRRDGESALAHFALDDGARANIIVPFHDPADAVSLPGDLLTARTANGLDHAWVSTDGGSAYLRGGGLKEDFRPQPFVDRVSLADGSIERLFEGSRDSFDRPLVPLDRDLERMIVSREGRNTFPDSYLWTGGGEMENLTRNVDPFPQLTAARRIDFAFTRRGDGLEIQGRVSLPIDYVEGTRVPAIFWTYPREYRSEEAFNNATIRARNHNAYTRLTWLRWSDIWLTQGYALVYPDIPIVGENYNDYYISNMVDGMYAAMRAVDGLGVIDMDRIGHGGHSYGAFATANFLAHTPFFRAGIAGDGAYNRSLTPMGFQAEPRDIWEAPHVYMEMSPFFKADQINTPLLLYHGADDNNSGTYPIQSRRMIQALTGLGKTAALFEYPFESHTPRAIENNLDMWARWVDWFDTYVKGEGAETRPVSEGGSTR; encoded by the coding sequence ATGAACCCGCACAGACGCCCTCGACCTTCGACCTGGACACTGCCGATCGGCCTGTTCCTGGCGCACTTCTGCCTGGTATCGCCGCTCTTCGCCCAGGATTCCCGCGACGGACTCGACATCGATCAGGGATACATTCTCCCCGACCAGGCCATCCAGGATCTCTTCGCGACCGATCCCAACTACGCCACCCTGGACCACGTCAGCCCGGACGGCGACCGCTTCGTCATTCCGCTCTCGACCGAGCTGTCGACGCTCGCGGAGGTGGGCGAGGAGACCCTGCGCCTGGCCATGCTCGAGCTCCGGGCCGCCACCGACCGGCCCTGGCACCTCGACATCTACGGGCTCTACGGGTTCCGCTTCTATTCGCTGAGCGAGCGCTCGTTTACGGATGTCGAGCTGCCCGACGGGATCTACGTGAGCGACCTGATGTGGTCTCCGGACGGCGGGCGGCTGGCCTTCCTCGCGCACCTGGAGGAACGGACCGAAGTCTGGATCGCGTCGGCCGAGGACGGCAGCGTGACCGCGGCGGGCGACGCGCGCGTGATCGCCAGCCTGGGCACCTCGTCGGGGGGCCAGGGATCGGCGCCGTCCGAAATGCTCCAGTGGACGCCCGCCGGATCGATCATCACCCTCGCGGAGCCGGCGGACCGAGGCGCCGCACCTCCCGCGCCCGCCCTGCCCGACGGGCCCACCATACGGCACACCCGCTCGGAGGCCACGCCCACGCGCACGATGCCCTTCCTGCTCGAGGGCGACCACGACTCCGACCTGTTCGAGTACTACACGCGCAGTCAGATCGTCGAGCTGGCGCCCGGACGGTCTCCCCGCCCGATCGGGGACGCGGGGATGTACGAATCGGTCTCGCTCAGCCCCGACGGACGCCACCTGATCGCCACCCGCATCGAGCGGCCCTTCTCCTTCATCGCCAGCTACAGCGGCTTCCCGCGCGTGACGGAGGTGCTGGACGTCGAGAGCGGCGATGTGCTGGCGACCCTCGAAGAGCGGGAGCTGCGCGAAGGCCGCGGCGGCGGCTCGGGCGACGGCCCGCGCGACTGGCAGTGGCGCCCGGATGGGGCCGGCGTCGCGTATCTGCATCGCGCCGCCCCCGACGATGACGCCGGCTCGGACGCGCCGCGTCCCGACCGCATCATGCTGCTGCGCGCGCCCTTCGGCGACGGCGACGAGGAAGAGGTGGCGTCGAGCGACGACCCGATCAGCGAGGTGACGTATTCGCTGGACGGCCGCCACGCCTTCGCCTCGGTGCGCCGGGACGGGGAGAGCGCTCTCGCCCACTTCGCGCTGGACGACGGGGCCCGGGCCAACATCATCGTGCCCTTCCACGACCCCGCCGACGCGGTCTCGCTCCCCGGCGACCTGCTCACCGCGCGTACCGCCAACGGGCTCGACCATGCCTGGGTGTCCACCGACGGCGGGAGCGCCTACCTGCGCGGCGGCGGCCTGAAGGAGGACTTCCGTCCCCAGCCCTTCGTCGACCGGGTCTCCCTGGCCGACGGATCCATCGAGCGGCTCTTCGAGGGCTCGCGCGACAGCTTCGACCGGCCGCTGGTCCCGCTGGACCGCGACCTCGAGCGCATGATCGTGAGCCGCGAGGGCAGGAACACCTTCCCCGACAGCTATCTCTGGACCGGGGGCGGCGAGATGGAGAATCTGACCCGCAACGTTGACCCCTTCCCCCAGCTCACTGCCGCGCGCCGCATCGACTTCGCGTTCACGCGCCGCGGCGACGGCCTCGAGATCCAGGGCCGGGTTTCGCTCCCCATCGACTATGTCGAGGGCACCAGGGTTCCGGCCATCTTCTGGACCTATCCCCGCGAGTACAGGAGCGAGGAAGCCTTCAACAACGCCACCATCCGCGCGCGCAACCATAACGCGTACACCCGCCTGACCTGGCTCCGCTGGTCCGACATATGGCTGACCCAGGGATACGCGCTCGTATATCCGGATATTCCCATCGTCGGCGAGAACTATAACGACTACTATATTTCAAATATGGTCGACGGGATGTACGCCGCGATGCGCGCGGTCGATGGGCTCGGGGTGATCGACATGGACCGGATCGGGCACGGCGGCCACAGCTACGGGGCCTTCGCGACCGCCAACTTCCTGGCTCACACCCCCTTCTTCAGGGCGGGCATCGCCGGCGACGGCGCGTACAACCGCTCGCTCACGCCGATGGGCTTCCAGGCCGAGCCGCGCGACATCTGGGAGGCGCCCCACGTCTACATGGAGATGTCCCCATTCTTCAAGGCGGACCAGATCAACACGCCGCTCCTCCTGTACCACGGCGCCGACGACAACAACTCGGGCACCTATCCCATCCAGTCGCGGCGCATGATCCAGGCGCTCACCGGGCTGGGGAAGACGGCGGCGCTCTTCGAGTACCCGTTCGAGTCGCACACCCCGCGAGCCATCGAGAACAACCTCGACATGTGGGCGCGCTGGGTCGACTGGTTCGACACGTACGTGAAGGGCGAGGGAGCGGAGACGCGGCCGGTGTCGGAAGGAGGATCGACGCGCTAG
- a CDS encoding purine/pyrimidine permease, whose product MASHEAGSGSTVRYQPDERPPWPLAVGLALQYSILALGGVVLTVAIVLRSAESSDAYLAWGAFGALMVSGLTSIVQVIRLGRVGSGYVLIMGTSGAFIAVSVAALVQGGPALLTTLVIASSLFQFLLAGRLSILRRIITPTVAGTVIMLIAVNVMPFLFDFQDNAPPGASPFAAPVTVLATLAVTLAVMLKFTGPVRLWGPIIGIAAGCVAAASFDLIDTTALAQAAWVGVPAAGWPGLGFDFSAAFWAILPGYTFVTLVGAIETVGDAVAIQRVSWREPQATDYRAVQGAVAADGLGNLLSGLFATVPNTTYSSSVSIVEITGIAARRVGICIGLIFCALAFLPKLTALLLIIPDPVIGAYAMVIIAVLFVLGTRIVLQDGMDYRKATIVGVSFWVGVGCQSGEISTAALNPFLQQLLGNGMTAGGLTALVLTAFMELTGPRRVRMQTTLDVQSLPKIQEFLESFASRKRLGAETGLRLGHAAEETLLLLIEQGEGKPSAEQRRLRLTARTDSGGVEMEFLAASGEGNIEDRMAVLGGRAAEEPGEHEISLRLLRHLATSVHHHKYQDADIVTVRVDAVPARAGA is encoded by the coding sequence ATGGCATCGCACGAAGCCGGGTCCGGGTCCACCGTTCGCTACCAGCCCGACGAGAGGCCGCCGTGGCCGCTGGCGGTCGGGCTCGCGCTTCAGTACAGCATCCTCGCGCTCGGAGGCGTCGTTCTCACGGTCGCCATCGTGCTGCGGAGCGCCGAGAGCAGTGATGCGTACCTCGCCTGGGGCGCGTTCGGCGCGCTCATGGTGAGCGGTCTGACCAGCATCGTCCAGGTCATCCGGCTGGGACGCGTGGGGTCGGGATACGTCCTCATCATGGGCACTTCGGGCGCCTTCATCGCCGTCTCGGTGGCCGCGCTGGTGCAGGGGGGCCCTGCCCTGCTGACGACGCTCGTGATCGCCTCGTCGCTCTTCCAGTTCCTCCTCGCCGGGCGCCTCTCCATTCTGCGCCGCATCATCACGCCGACGGTCGCCGGGACCGTGATCATGCTGATCGCCGTCAACGTGATGCCCTTCCTGTTCGATTTTCAGGACAACGCCCCGCCCGGCGCCTCACCCTTTGCGGCGCCCGTCACCGTCCTGGCCACCCTCGCCGTAACCCTCGCAGTGATGCTCAAGTTCACCGGGCCGGTTCGCCTCTGGGGGCCGATCATCGGCATCGCCGCCGGGTGCGTGGCCGCCGCCTCGTTCGACCTGATCGATACCACCGCGCTCGCGCAGGCCGCGTGGGTGGGCGTGCCCGCTGCCGGCTGGCCGGGGCTGGGTTTCGATTTCAGCGCCGCCTTCTGGGCGATCCTCCCCGGCTACACCTTCGTCACCCTCGTGGGGGCGATCGAAACCGTGGGCGACGCCGTGGCGATCCAGCGGGTGTCGTGGCGGGAGCCGCAGGCCACGGACTACCGCGCGGTCCAGGGAGCGGTCGCGGCCGATGGCCTGGGCAACCTGCTCTCAGGACTCTTCGCCACCGTCCCCAACACCACCTATTCGAGCAGCGTCTCCATCGTCGAGATCACCGGGATCGCGGCACGGCGGGTCGGCATCTGCATCGGGTTGATCTTCTGCGCGCTGGCCTTTCTTCCGAAGCTGACGGCGCTGCTGCTCATCATCCCCGATCCCGTGATCGGCGCCTACGCCATGGTGATCATCGCCGTGCTGTTCGTGCTGGGGACCCGGATCGTCCTCCAGGACGGCATGGACTACCGCAAGGCCACGATCGTGGGGGTCTCGTTCTGGGTCGGGGTCGGGTGCCAGAGCGGCGAGATCTCGACGGCGGCGCTGAACCCCTTCCTGCAGCAGTTGCTCGGCAACGGCATGACGGCCGGCGGCCTGACGGCGCTCGTGCTGACGGCGTTCATGGAGCTGACCGGGCCGAGGCGCGTGCGCATGCAGACGACGCTCGATGTGCAGTCGCTGCCGAAGATCCAGGAGTTCCTGGAGAGCTTCGCCAGCCGCAAGCGCCTCGGGGCCGAGACCGGGCTCCGGCTGGGGCACGCCGCCGAGGAGACGCTTCTGCTGCTCATCGAACAGGGCGAGGGCAAGCCGTCGGCCGAACAGCGGCGCCTGCGCCTGACCGCGCGCACCGACTCGGGCGGGGTCGAGATGGAGTTCCTGGCCGCCAGCGGCGAGGGCAACATCGAGGACCGCATGGCCGTGCTCGGCGGACGCGCCGCCGAGGAGCCCGGAGAGCACGAGATCTCGCTGCGGCTCCTGCGCCATCTCGCGACATCGGTCCATCACCACAAGTACCAGGATGCCGACATCGTGACGGTGCGGGTGGACGCCGTTCCGGCCCGGGCCGGGGCGTAG
- a CDS encoding transporter has protein sequence MPAGKGDGDGDGRAAPGRRSAASPLVPRGGAFRYVSRPNYLRELLEMTTRLVPGVLLAALAVGAMLGRPVHGSAQELARAPAASPASRSLSADRPDFTEAASTVGRGVLQIEFGYTFGGDWSGGNSVQTHTLGELLLRAGVAADWLEVRVAASPVTRVSSEGSGASDSGIEDLYLGAKVQLTQQAGRLPALALLPQMTLPTGSTLFSGGRALPGVNLVYSWDAPGGLSLAGSTQINMAAGDDDGSYAEWAQSAVAGAGLGTRGGVYGEWYAFLPTGADAPREHYFNAGLTWLTADDSQWDIRIGVGLNEAAEDFFAGVGAAIRIR, from the coding sequence GTGCCTGCAGGCAAGGGGGACGGCGATGGCGATGGGCGGGCGGCGCCGGGGCGGAGGAGTGCCGCGAGCCCTCTGGTTCCGCGAGGGGGCGCGTTCCGGTACGTTTCGCGTCCCAACTACCTGCGAGAGCTGCTGGAGATGACGACTCGACTGGTTCCCGGCGTTCTGCTCGCCGCCCTGGCGGTTGGCGCGATGCTCGGGCGCCCGGTGCATGGATCCGCACAGGAGCTGGCCAGGGCGCCGGCTGCCTCCCCGGCGTCCCGTTCCCTGTCCGCCGATCGCCCCGATTTCACGGAAGCGGCATCCACCGTGGGCCGGGGTGTTCTCCAGATCGAGTTCGGCTACACGTTCGGCGGAGACTGGTCCGGCGGCAATTCGGTCCAGACGCATACGCTGGGTGAACTGCTGCTGCGCGCGGGCGTTGCGGCGGACTGGCTGGAAGTCCGGGTGGCGGCCAGCCCGGTGACCCGCGTGAGCTCCGAGGGAAGCGGAGCCAGCGACAGCGGGATCGAGGACCTCTACCTGGGCGCCAAGGTCCAGCTCACCCAGCAGGCGGGCCGCCTTCCGGCGCTCGCGCTTCTGCCGCAGATGACCCTGCCCACGGGCAGCACGCTGTTCTCCGGCGGACGCGCGCTGCCGGGCGTGAACCTCGTCTACAGTTGGGATGCGCCCGGAGGACTCTCCCTGGCGGGCAGCACGCAGATCAACATGGCCGCCGGGGATGACGACGGCAGCTACGCCGAGTGGGCCCAGTCGGCGGTCGCGGGAGCCGGTCTCGGAACGCGCGGGGGCGTGTACGGCGAATGGTATGCGTTTCTGCCCACGGGGGCGGATGCCCCGCGGGAACACTACTTCAACGCGGGCCTGACCTGGCTCACAGCCGACGATTCCCAATGGGACATCCGGATCGGCGTCGGGTTGAACGAAGCCGCCGAGGACTTCTTCGCGGGCGTCGGGGCGGCCATCAGAATACGCTGA
- a CDS encoding class I SAM-dependent methyltransferase, giving the protein MHLRRLSRGLKAAFGNTNVSRRVRGFEGWTDRAFAADGRAADYDHTRTVTEYYDLCSELMVFGWGESLHFAPLSPGESLKDSKIRHQRQMIAKLELREGMTVVDIGCGIGGPMRRVAREAGVRVLGINSSDVQLSRARSLNAEAGLDHMIDCLACSFMNMSSIADATFDRGYAIESTCHAPDKARAFAEIHRVLKPGALFWGQEMCMTEKYSPDDDRHRAIKRELMHGIALRDIATFEETDGALETAGFEILEATDLAVDETGPATPWYQPMEARRGWLGNALVQAPMGRRMFFWGSRLAELLRVFPRGSAEVVELMDRTADAYVAGGRTGIFTPLYCFLARKPLQG; this is encoded by the coding sequence ATGCATCTGCGTCGACTATCCAGGGGACTGAAGGCCGCGTTCGGCAACACGAACGTCAGCCGCCGCGTGCGGGGTTTCGAAGGATGGACGGACAGAGCGTTCGCCGCTGATGGCCGCGCAGCCGACTACGACCACACCCGGACCGTAACGGAGTACTACGACCTTTGCAGCGAATTGATGGTCTTCGGTTGGGGAGAATCCCTGCATTTTGCGCCGCTTTCGCCCGGCGAGAGCCTGAAGGACTCAAAGATCCGGCACCAGCGGCAGATGATCGCCAAGCTGGAACTGCGTGAAGGCATGACGGTGGTCGACATCGGTTGCGGGATCGGGGGTCCAATGCGCCGCGTCGCCCGCGAGGCCGGTGTCCGGGTATTGGGAATCAACAGCAGTGATGTCCAGTTGAGCAGGGCAAGGTCGCTGAATGCCGAGGCGGGGCTCGATCACATGATCGACTGCCTCGCTTGCAGCTTCATGAATATGAGCTCCATCGCGGACGCGACCTTCGATCGGGGCTACGCAATCGAATCAACCTGCCATGCTCCCGACAAGGCACGGGCGTTTGCCGAAATCCACCGTGTCCTGAAGCCCGGAGCCCTTTTCTGGGGCCAGGAAATGTGCATGACGGAAAAGTACAGCCCCGACGACGATCGCCACCGGGCCATCAAGCGGGAACTGATGCACGGCATCGCGCTCCGGGACATCGCAACGTTCGAGGAGACGGACGGGGCCCTCGAAACCGCGGGATTCGAGATCCTGGAGGCGACGGACCTCGCTGTCGACGAGACCGGTCCGGCCACGCCGTGGTATCAGCCCATGGAGGCCCGGCGCGGGTGGCTCGGCAACGCTCTCGTCCAGGCTCCCATGGGTCGCAGGATGTTTTTCTGGGGATCCAGGCTGGCCGAGTTGCTGCGGGTGTTCCCCAGGGGATCGGCGGAGGTTGTCGAACTCATGGATCGGACTGCAGACGCCTATGTCGCCGGCGGCAGGACCGGGATCTTCACGCCGCTCTACTGCTTCCTGGCGCGCAAGCCTCTTCAGGGCTAG